A genome region from Sphingobacteriaceae bacterium GW460-11-11-14-LB5 includes the following:
- a CDS encoding peptidoglycan synthetase, translating into MRIHFIAIGGSAMHNLAIALHKKGYQISGSDDVIFEPAKSRLDKYGLLPAEMGWDENRISNDLDAVILGMHARIDNPELLKAQELGVKIYSYPEYIYEQSKNKLRVVIGGSHGKTTITSMILHVLNYYKRDFDYLVGAQLAGFETMVKVTEEAPVMIIEGDEYLSSPIDRRPKFHLYKANVAVISGIAWDHINVFPTYADYTSQFDKFIDTIEENGTLIYCKADADLNEIVTQSKANISKIAYAIPAHEIRNGITYLLPEETALKIFGDHNLMNLNAAKLVCKQLDISEKEFDAAISSFTGAAKRLEVISADESTNVYKDFAHSPSKLKATIDAVKAQFANRKLVACIELHTFSSLNKDFLKEYTGAMDKADEAIVFIDIKSFEQKRMEPFSEDDVQQAFANPKLKFFNDAAKLKAYLLSLNYRDANLLMMSSGNYAGFDLPELAGELRK; encoded by the coding sequence ATGCGCATACATTTTATTGCGATTGGCGGAAGTGCAATGCATAACCTGGCCATCGCTTTACATAAAAAAGGGTATCAGATTTCGGGTTCTGATGATGTGATTTTCGAACCAGCAAAATCCCGTTTGGATAAATATGGTTTATTGCCTGCTGAAATGGGCTGGGATGAAAACCGCATTTCAAATGATCTGGATGCTGTAATTTTAGGGATGCATGCCCGCATTGATAATCCAGAGTTACTGAAAGCACAAGAATTAGGCGTTAAAATCTATTCTTATCCCGAATACATTTACGAACAAAGTAAAAATAAATTACGCGTGGTCATTGGCGGTAGTCATGGTAAAACAACCATTACCAGTATGATTTTGCATGTGCTGAATTATTACAAACGCGATTTCGATTATCTGGTTGGTGCACAGCTGGCAGGTTTCGAAACCATGGTTAAAGTTACGGAAGAAGCGCCTGTGATGATTATAGAGGGGGATGAGTATTTATCCTCACCAATTGATAGAAGACCTAAGTTTCATCTTTATAAAGCCAATGTTGCCGTAATTAGTGGTATTGCTTGGGATCACATTAATGTTTTTCCAACCTATGCCGATTATACTTCGCAGTTTGATAAGTTTATTGATACGATTGAGGAGAACGGAACATTAATTTATTGTAAAGCAGATGCCGATCTGAATGAAATTGTAACACAATCAAAAGCCAATATCTCAAAAATTGCTTATGCCATTCCGGCGCATGAAATTAGAAACGGAATCACTTATTTGCTTCCTGAAGAAACGGCTTTAAAAATATTCGGCGATCATAACCTGATGAATTTAAATGCAGCAAAACTGGTGTGCAAACAGTTAGATATCAGTGAAAAAGAATTTGATGCGGCCATTTCCTCATTTACAGGTGCAGCTAAACGTTTAGAAGTCATCTCAGCTGATGAATCGACTAACGTTTATAAAGATTTTGCACATTCACCATCAAAATTAAAAGCGACGATTGATGCGGTTAAAGCACAATTTGCCAATCGTAAATTAGTAGCCTGTATTGAATTGCATACTTTTAGCAGTTTGAACAAAGATTTCCTGAAAGAATATACCGGCGCAATGGATAAAGCCGATGAGGCGATTGTATTCATCGATATTAAATCTTTCGAGCAAAAACGCATGGAGCCTTTTTCTGAAGATGATGTTCAGCAGGCATTTGCCAATCCAAAACTGAAGTTTTTTAATGATGCGGCAAAGTTAAAAGCCTATTTGTTAAGTTTAAATTATAGAGATGCTAATCTATTGATGATGAGCTCTGGTAATTATGCCGGATTCGATCTGCCTGAACTGGCTGGTGAATTGCGTAAATAG
- a CDS encoding 50S ribosomal protein L11 methyltransferase gives MQYIKAIFTFKSIEDYQQDLLISDLADLGFDTFEDSEGGFTAFVIKDNFNEQELKDLLANYSEEFTTAYTLEDVADENWNAEWEKNFSPLIIDDVCYVRATFHEPQPSYPYEIVIDPKMAFGTGHHQTTTMVMQYILAADLKDKNILDMGCGTGILAILAAKLGAKSLMAIDYDDICYESTVENAALNQVDNLKALCGSKEVIPNEEYDVIFANINRNILLDQIHRYAEVLKAGGKIFFSGFYLDPDLGMITAECAKYGIKYVDHKQNGDWVAAQFEKKV, from the coding sequence ATGCAATACATTAAAGCAATATTTACATTCAAAAGTATCGAAGACTATCAACAGGATTTGCTTATCAGCGATCTTGCCGATTTAGGCTTCGATACTTTCGAAGATAGTGAGGGTGGTTTTACGGCTTTTGTCATCAAGGATAATTTTAACGAGCAGGAATTAAAAGATCTCCTGGCGAACTATAGTGAAGAGTTTACAACAGCGTATACCTTAGAAGATGTTGCCGACGAAAACTGGAATGCCGAATGGGAGAAAAATTTTAGTCCGCTGATTATTGATGATGTGTGTTATGTGCGAGCCACCTTTCATGAGCCACAGCCATCATATCCATACGAGATTGTAATTGATCCTAAAATGGCTTTCGGTACCGGACATCATCAAACGACTACAATGGTGATGCAGTATATTTTAGCTGCCGATTTAAAGGATAAAAATATCCTGGATATGGGCTGTGGAACCGGTATTTTGGCCATTTTGGCTGCTAAACTAGGCGCTAAAAGTTTAATGGCTATCGATTATGATGATATCTGTTATGAAAGTACTGTAGAAAATGCTGCACTTAACCAGGTAGATAATTTAAAGGCACTTTGTGGCAGTAAAGAGGTGATTCCTAACGAAGAATACGATGTCATCTTCGCCAACATCAATAGAAATATCCTGCTTGACCAGATTCACCGTTATGCCGAGGTATTGAAGGCAGGAGGTAAAATTTTCTTTAGCGGATTTTATTTAGATCCCGATTTAGGAATGATTACCGCTGAATGTGCGAAATACGGCATCAAATACGTTGATCATAAACAAAATGGCGATTGGGTTGCGGCTCAATTTGAAAAGAAGGTTTAA
- a CDS encoding triose-phosphate isomerase, with protein MRKKIVAGNWKMNLDYNEGVSLFSEIVNMVKDERKGDQLAIICSPFIHLNSLAKLGGNDVKIGAQNISDKESGAYTGETSAKMVKSVGAEYVILGHSERRQYFAESDALLAEKTKVALANGLTPIFCIGETLDERNNGSYYEVLKKQLVEGIFSLAEADFKKLVIAYEPVWAIGTGLTASPVQAQDIHAFIRSEIQANYGFNVADDTTILYGGSCNPSNAASLFSQNDIDGGLIGGASLKSRDFTDIIKALNS; from the coding sequence ATGAGAAAAAAGATTGTTGCCGGTAACTGGAAAATGAACTTAGATTACAATGAAGGTGTTTCGTTGTTCAGCGAAATCGTAAATATGGTTAAAGATGAGCGCAAAGGCGATCAGCTGGCTATTATTTGCTCACCGTTTATTCATTTAAACAGCTTGGCAAAATTGGGTGGTAACGATGTTAAAATTGGCGCTCAAAACATTAGTGATAAAGAAAGTGGAGCATATACTGGCGAAACTTCGGCTAAAATGGTAAAATCTGTTGGTGCAGAATACGTTATTTTAGGTCACTCAGAGCGCAGGCAGTATTTTGCTGAAAGCGATGCTTTATTGGCTGAAAAAACTAAAGTTGCCCTTGCAAATGGTTTAACACCAATTTTCTGTATCGGCGAAACTTTAGATGAGCGTAACAACGGCAGTTATTACGAAGTATTAAAAAAACAATTGGTAGAAGGTATTTTTAGTTTAGCTGAAGCAGACTTCAAAAAACTGGTTATTGCTTATGAGCCAGTTTGGGCTATCGGTACAGGTTTAACGGCTTCACCAGTGCAGGCACAAGATATTCATGCTTTTATCCGCAGTGAAATTCAGGCTAACTATGGTTTTAATGTAGCTGATGATACCACTATTTTATACGGTGGGAGCTGTAACCCTAGCAACGCTGCAAGCTTATTTTCTCAAAACGATATTGATGGTGGCCTAATTGGTGGTGCATCATTAAAATCACGCGATTTTACAGACATTATTAAAGCATTAAACAGCTAA
- a CDS encoding glucose-1-phosphate thymidylyltransferase: MTINLFDDASWMSLRPLTFTRPVADLRIGILTIAEKWAKYLKADFGFQTQDYLSVKFATKPNADLFINGSVCPDEALLSAVTGLKAGEVLYQRDVIIAYSSDQHDLASVKSLKPVEYKSDFIQIVYPEHIFGNNPGEIRKDFKLLTEGRSSAKISSTNQLLGDDVFFEEGAKAECSVLNSTIGPIYIGKNAEVWEGSLIRGSFALGENSSIKMGAKIYSGTTIGPNSRAGGEINNSVIWGNSAKGHEGYLGNSVMGEWCNIGADTNNSNLKNNYAEVKLYDYEGKKMRNTNLQFCGLIMADHAKSGINTMFNTGSVVGIGANVFGAGFPPNHVPDFSWGGASGFDTYRLNKMFETTEKVFARKNITFDEVEKDIITKVFELTESYRRF, translated from the coding sequence ATGACAATCAATCTATTTGATGATGCTTCCTGGATGTCTTTACGTCCACTTACGTTTACCAGGCCTGTGGCCGATTTACGCATTGGTATTTTAACCATCGCAGAGAAATGGGCTAAATATTTAAAAGCCGATTTCGGTTTCCAAACTCAAGATTACCTCTCTGTAAAGTTTGCGACCAAACCAAATGCCGATTTATTTATAAATGGCTCCGTTTGTCCCGATGAGGCTTTACTTAGTGCCGTGACTGGCCTTAAAGCGGGTGAGGTACTTTATCAAAGAGATGTGATTATTGCGTATAGCTCAGATCAGCATGATTTAGCATCGGTTAAATCATTAAAGCCGGTTGAATATAAAAGTGATTTTATACAGATTGTTTATCCGGAGCATATTTTTGGGAATAATCCAGGTGAGATCAGAAAAGATTTTAAACTGTTAACCGAAGGACGCAGCTCAGCAAAGATCAGTAGTACCAACCAATTGCTGGGTGATGATGTTTTCTTTGAAGAAGGGGCTAAAGCCGAATGTAGTGTGCTAAACAGCACTATCGGGCCTATCTACATCGGTAAAAATGCTGAGGTATGGGAAGGGAGTTTGATCAGGGGATCTTTTGCGCTTGGCGAGAACTCATCAATAAAAATGGGTGCTAAAATATATTCCGGTACTACCATTGGCCCCAATAGCCGTGCCGGAGGCGAAATTAACAATTCGGTCATTTGGGGCAATTCGGCCAAAGGTCACGAGGGGTATTTGGGCAATTCGGTAATGGGCGAGTGGTGTAATATTGGAGCCGATACAAACAACTCGAATTTAAAAAACAACTATGCCGAAGTAAAACTTTACGATTATGAAGGCAAAAAAATGCGCAATACCAATCTGCAGTTTTGTGGTTTAATTATGGCCGATCATGCTAAATCGGGCATAAATACCATGTTTAATACTGGTAGTGTGGTTGGTATTGGTGCTAATGTTTTTGGGGCAGGCTTCCCTCCAAATCATGTACCCGATTTTAGCTGGGGAGGTGCCAGTGGCTTCGATACCTATAGACTGAATAAAATGTTCGAAACAACAGAAAAGGTATTTGCCCGGAAAAATATAACCTTTGATGAAGTAGAAAAGGATATTATTACTAAAGTATTTGAATTAACTGAATCGTATAGACGATTTTAA
- a CDS encoding 50S ribosomal protein L31 has translation MKKDLHPTSYRPVVFKDMSNEYAFLTKSCVDTKETIKWEDGNEYPLYKLEISHTSHPFYTGKMKLVDTAGRIDKFKNRYAKK, from the coding sequence ATGAAAAAAGATTTGCACCCAACAAGCTACAGACCAGTTGTTTTTAAAGACATGTCTAACGAGTATGCTTTCTTAACAAAATCTTGCGTAGATACTAAAGAAACAATTAAATGGGAAGATGGTAACGAGTATCCTCTTTACAAATTAGAGATTTCTCACACTTCTCACCCTTTTTATACTGGTAAAATGAAATTGGTTGATACAGCAGGACGTATCGATAAATTCAAAAACCGTTACGCTAAGAAATAA
- a CDS encoding methylmalonyl-CoA epimerase, with the protein MNKIEHIGIAVKDLNSSIAIYQKLLNTDCYKTEQVASEFVNTAFFKTGENKVELLQATAPDSAIAKFIEKKGEGIHHIAFLVDDILAEMERLHQEGFVLLSESPKKGADDKMVCFVHPKDTNGVLIEICQEIKWV; encoded by the coding sequence ATGAATAAGATAGAACACATCGGCATCGCGGTAAAAGACCTTAACAGTTCTATAGCTATTTATCAGAAACTATTGAACACCGATTGCTATAAAACAGAGCAAGTTGCATCCGAATTTGTAAATACGGCTTTCTTTAAAACCGGCGAAAATAAGGTAGAACTGCTGCAGGCCACGGCTCCAGATAGTGCAATTGCTAAATTTATCGAAAAAAAAGGAGAGGGGATTCACCATATCGCTTTTTTGGTTGATGACATCCTTGCAGAAATGGAACGTTTGCATCAAGAAGGATTTGTGCTGCTTAGCGAGTCGCCTAAAAAAGGAGCAGATGATAAAATGGTGTGTTTCGTGCATCCCAAAGATACCAATGGCGTACTGATTGAGATCTGCCAGGAAATTAAGTGGGTATAA
- a CDS encoding IscS subfamily cysteine desulfurase: protein MKQPIYLDNNATTPLDPRVLEAMLPYFTEKFGNAASRNHAFGWVAEEGVDYAREQVAKLIGCTEKEIIFTSGATEADNLAIKGVFEMYKEKGNHIITAVTEHKAVLDTCKHLEKNGARVTYLGVKEDGLIDLAELEAAMTPETILVSIMYGNNEIGVIQPVKEIAAIAHKHGALFMTDATQAVGKIPVDVNADGIDLMAFSAHKMYGPKGVGVLYVRRKNPRVKVTAQMDGGGHERGMRSGTLNVPGIVGLGKACELCRLEMESESVRLSALRDKLETTLNKMEESYVNGNTQHRLPHVANISFKYVEGEGLMMAMSDLAVSSGSACTSASLEPSYVLKSLGLSDDLAHSSIRYGLGRFTTEAEIDQAIEVTQKAVNHLRELSPLWEMFKEGIDLSKIEWAEH from the coding sequence ATGAAACAGCCGATATATTTAGATAATAATGCTACAACCCCGTTAGATCCGAGGGTGTTGGAAGCAATGCTACCTTACTTTACAGAGAAATTTGGAAATGCCGCAAGTCGTAATCACGCGTTTGGCTGGGTGGCTGAAGAGGGTGTAGATTATGCCCGTGAGCAGGTAGCCAAACTAATCGGCTGTACTGAAAAAGAAATTATTTTTACATCAGGTGCTACCGAAGCCGATAACCTGGCTATTAAAGGTGTATTTGAAATGTACAAAGAAAAAGGAAACCACATTATTACTGCGGTTACTGAACATAAAGCGGTTTTAGATACTTGCAAACACCTGGAGAAAAACGGTGCACGTGTAACTTATTTAGGCGTTAAAGAAGACGGTTTAATTGATTTAGCTGAATTAGAAGCTGCCATGACTCCTGAAACGATTTTAGTTTCGATTATGTATGGCAACAACGAAATCGGTGTAATTCAACCCGTTAAAGAAATTGCAGCAATTGCGCACAAACATGGTGCTTTATTTATGACTGATGCTACACAGGCAGTTGGTAAAATCCCAGTTGATGTAAATGCTGATGGTATTGACTTAATGGCTTTCTCGGCACATAAAATGTATGGTCCGAAAGGTGTTGGGGTACTTTACGTTCGTCGTAAAAACCCAAGGGTTAAAGTTACGGCACAAATGGACGGTGGTGGCCATGAGCGTGGAATGCGTTCGGGTACGTTAAACGTTCCGGGTATTGTAGGTTTAGGTAAAGCCTGTGAACTTTGTCGTTTAGAAATGGAAAGCGAATCAGTGCGTTTATCAGCTTTACGTGATAAGTTAGAAACTACTTTGAACAAAATGGAAGAGAGTTATGTTAATGGGAATACACAACACCGTTTACCACACGTAGCCAATATCTCTTTCAAATATGTTGAAGGTGAAGGTTTAATGATGGCGATGAGTGATTTAGCGGTATCTTCAGGATCGGCTTGTACTTCAGCATCTTTAGAACCATCATATGTTTTAAAAAGCTTAGGTTTATCTGATGATTTGGCACACTCTTCTATCCGTTATGGTTTAGGAAGGTTTACGACAGAAGCAGAAATTGATCAGGCCATTGAAGTAACTCAAAAAGCGGTTAATCACTTAAGAGAACTTTCTCCACTTTGGGAAATGTTTAAAGAAGGAATCGACTTGAGTAAAATTGAGTGGGCAGAACACTAA
- a CDS encoding iron-sulfur cluster scaffold-like protein: MAYSEKVIDHYNNPRNVGTLNKDSKFVGTGLVGAPECGDVMRLQIEVGEDNVITDAKFKTFGCGSAIASSSLATEWLKGKTIDEALSIDNMDIVEELALPPVKIHCSVLAEDAIKSAINDYRVKNGLEAIVLEKSHH, encoded by the coding sequence ATGGCATATTCAGAAAAAGTAATTGACCATTACAATAACCCACGTAACGTAGGTACTTTAAATAAAGACAGCAAATTTGTAGGAACAGGACTAGTTGGTGCACCTGAGTGTGGCGACGTAATGCGTTTACAAATTGAAGTTGGAGAAGATAACGTCATCACTGATGCTAAATTTAAAACATTTGGTTGTGGTTCGGCTATTGCTTCTTCTTCTTTAGCTACAGAATGGTTAAAAGGAAAAACAATTGACGAGGCTTTATCTATCGACAACATGGATATTGTTGAAGAATTGGCTTTACCTCCAGTAAAAATTCACTGCTCAGTTTTAGCAGAAGATGCAATTAAATCGGCTATTAACGATTACCGCGTTAAAAATGGCTTAGAGGCAATTGTATTAGAAAAATCGCACCACTAG
- a CDS encoding iron-sulfur cluster assembly accessory protein, whose amino-acid sequence MITITDKAKEKITHLMQDSEMGSDYFLRVSVKGGGCSGLSYNLDFDNEEQKGDQFFEDRGIKIALDMKSFLYLAGTELDFTDGLNGKGFNFINPNASRSCGCGESFSV is encoded by the coding sequence ATGATTACGATAACAGATAAAGCAAAAGAAAAAATCACCCACTTAATGCAGGATTCGGAAATGGGTTCTGATTACTTTTTACGTGTTTCAGTAAAAGGTGGTGGTTGCTCGGGTTTATCATACAATTTAGATTTTGATAACGAAGAACAAAAAGGCGATCAGTTTTTTGAAGACAGAGGAATCAAAATTGCTTTGGATATGAAATCATTCCTTTATTTGGCCGGAACTGAACTCGATTTCACCGATGGCTTAAATGGAAAAGGTTTCAACTTTATAAACCCAAATGCCAGCCGTAGCTGTGGCTGTGGCGAAAGTTTTTCAGTTTAA
- a CDS encoding AMP-binding protein, protein MPLINEFSTVPTLLRNVVKNIHKPQETFLIHKQGAEWTEISYEDTLKRADAVSAFFLEKGIKKGDRLGLMIENSPEYVYYDQGIQQIGVINVSIYPTLSEQEVAYIINDSGIKAILVGNNFLYRKVLKVAANCKQLKYIIPAFKDFEKVVIPKDVQVEVIAFSDILALKHQVTAAERAEIDQCRSLVLPEDVSSLIYTSGTTGTPKGVMLTHYNFVKNVEVCLQQIPVIDQTETFLSFLPLSHVFERTATYHVCCAQGCKIAFAQSLELLAKNMGEVRPTVMSCVPRLLERIHDKAIKGGTAGGGTKAKIFTWALETGNKYRVAKEAGKNPGFILSAKKGIAEKLVFSKIKEKTGGRLKFMISGGAALPKNVGEFFGDLGIKILEGFGLTETSPVMSVTEYHRQVYGTVGRVIPGIEVGIQDVESKEMLSIQTHNTFNEEFECAEGEVIVRGHCVMKGYFNKPAETAEAIDKDMWFHTGDIGRFYKGNLQITDRLKNMIVNAYGKNVYPTPVENIYLKSPKIDQLFLIGDKREFITAIIIPNRETLEETFKLKPSFFEEADPFIRDQEIMDWMEQDIKKISNELAKFERIKNFKIKRNPFNIDEGEITPTMKVKRRIVEKKYAEAINEMYEEGIEAES, encoded by the coding sequence ATGCCATTAATAAACGAGTTTTCAACTGTTCCTACCTTATTGCGGAATGTTGTTAAAAACATCCACAAACCTCAGGAAACCTTTTTAATCCATAAACAAGGTGCAGAATGGACTGAAATTTCTTATGAAGATACCTTAAAAAGAGCCGATGCTGTTTCTGCCTTCTTCCTGGAAAAAGGAATAAAAAAGGGCGATCGTTTAGGCTTAATGATTGAGAATTCTCCTGAGTACGTATATTATGATCAGGGTATTCAGCAAATTGGAGTAATTAACGTATCTATTTACCCTACGCTTTCTGAACAGGAAGTAGCCTACATTATTAACGATTCGGGTATAAAAGCCATTCTTGTTGGGAACAACTTTTTATACCGTAAAGTATTAAAGGTAGCAGCCAATTGTAAACAGTTAAAATATATTATCCCGGCTTTTAAAGATTTCGAAAAAGTTGTTATTCCTAAAGATGTACAGGTAGAAGTAATTGCTTTTTCAGATATCCTGGCGCTTAAACATCAGGTTACGGCAGCAGAAAGAGCCGAAATTGATCAATGCAGAAGTTTAGTTTTACCTGAAGATGTTTCTTCTTTAATTTATACTTCGGGAACAACAGGAACGCCAAAAGGCGTAATGCTTACCCATTACAACTTTGTTAAGAATGTGGAAGTTTGTTTACAACAGATCCCTGTGATTGATCAAACAGAAACTTTTCTTTCTTTTTTACCCTTATCGCATGTATTCGAGCGAACAGCCACTTACCATGTTTGCTGTGCCCAAGGCTGTAAAATTGCCTTCGCACAGAGTTTAGAATTATTAGCCAAAAATATGGGTGAAGTTCGTCCAACGGTAATGAGCTGTGTGCCGCGTTTATTGGAACGTATACACGATAAAGCCATAAAAGGAGGAACTGCAGGTGGAGGTACAAAAGCCAAAATATTTACCTGGGCCTTAGAAACAGGCAATAAATACCGTGTAGCAAAAGAGGCCGGCAAAAATCCGGGCTTTATTTTATCGGCTAAAAAAGGAATAGCAGAGAAACTGGTTTTCAGTAAAATTAAAGAGAAAACAGGTGGCCGTTTAAAGTTTATGATTTCGGGTGGTGCAGCATTACCTAAAAATGTTGGCGAGTTTTTCGGCGATTTAGGCATTAAAATATTAGAAGGGTTTGGACTGACAGAAACCTCACCGGTGATGTCGGTTACCGAATACCACAGACAGGTTTATGGCACGGTTGGCCGTGTGATTCCAGGTATTGAAGTGGGTATACAAGACGTAGAAAGCAAAGAAATGCTCAGCATTCAAACGCACAATACCTTTAACGAAGAATTTGAATGTGCCGAAGGTGAAGTTATTGTTCGCGGTCATTGTGTGATGAAAGGTTATTTTAATAAACCTGCCGAAACCGCCGAAGCAATAGATAAAGATATGTGGTTCCATACCGGAGATATTGGTCGTTTTTATAAAGGAAATCTACAGATTACAGATCGTTTAAAAAACATGATCGTAAATGCTTACGGCAAAAATGTTTACCCTACCCCAGTAGAAAACATTTACCTGAAAAGCCCAAAAATTGATCAGCTTTTTTTAATTGGCGATAAACGTGAATTTATTACAGCAATCATTATCCCGAACAGAGAAACCTTAGAAGAAACTTTTAAACTTAAACCATCGTTTTTCGAAGAAGCTGATCCTTTTATACGCGATCAGGAAATTATGGATTGGATGGAACAGGATATCAAAAAAATATCAAACGAACTGGCCAAATTTGAGCGCATTAAAAACTTTAAGATCAAACGTAATCCTTTCAATATAGATGAGGGAGAAATTACCCCTACCATGAAAGTTAAACGCCGTATTGTAGAAAAGAAATATGCCGAAGCCATTAACGAAATGTATGAGGAAGGCATAGAAGCCGAATCATAA
- a CDS encoding TIGR02453 family protein produces the protein MPDITQIPPSSFEFLSLLKNNNEREWFNEHKTAYQKELVYIESFAQGLLDLMNTHDVIETPSGKKSLYRIYRDTRFSNDKTPYKTHWSGSFKRAGKQRRGGYYFHIEPGNSFVAGGFFGPSPQDLKLIRENISFDAEPLRAILNDKTFISSFEALKGEQLKTAPKGFDGDHQDIDLLRYKQFLLVHRFTDQEVLSKDYLTYCNQEFKNMRPFFDYMSEILTTDANGMDL, from the coding sequence ATGCCCGATATAACACAAATTCCACCTTCTAGTTTTGAGTTTTTAAGCTTATTGAAAAATAACAATGAACGCGAATGGTTTAATGAGCATAAAACCGCCTATCAGAAAGAACTGGTTTACATAGAATCTTTTGCGCAGGGTTTATTAGACCTCATGAATACCCATGATGTAATTGAAACACCTTCAGGAAAGAAAAGTTTATACCGGATTTATCGGGATACACGTTTTTCAAATGATAAAACGCCTTACAAAACGCATTGGAGTGGAAGTTTTAAACGGGCTGGCAAACAAAGAAGGGGAGGTTACTATTTCCATATCGAACCCGGTAATAGTTTTGTGGCTGGTGGCTTTTTCGGGCCTTCTCCTCAGGATTTGAAATTGATAAGGGAAAATATAAGTTTTGATGCAGAACCGCTGAGAGCCATATTAAATGATAAAACTTTTATTTCTTCTTTCGAGGCTTTGAAAGGCGAACAATTGAAAACAGCTCCAAAGGGTTTTGACGGAGATCATCAGGATATCGATTTGCTGCGTTATAAACAATTTTTATTAGTTCATCGATTTACTGATCAGGAAGTTTTAAGTAAAGATTACTTGACATATTGTAATCAGGAATTTAAAAACATGCGGCCCTTCTTTGATTATATGAGCGAAATATTAACAACAGACGCAAATGGAATGGACTTGTAA